Proteins encoded in a region of the Gammaproteobacteria bacterium genome:
- the htpX gene encoding protease HtpX, whose product MKRIFLFVATNLAILFVLGIVLSILMPMLGLDQSSYGGLLVMCAVFGMGGSFISLLMSKFIAKRSVGAHVIEQPRNQEESWLLDTVRRQAQQAGIGMPEVAIYDSPEINAFATGANRNDALVAVSTGLLRNMTADEAEAVLGHEISHVANGDMVTLTLIQGVLNTFVYFFARVVANIVNRGSDSAMAYFMTVMAFQAIFGVLASIIVMWFSRHREFRADNGGAQLAGRQKMIDALERLRSNQMDSQLNGQLVAFGIRGKHAFAELFMSHPPLEKRIAALKSQG is encoded by the coding sequence ATGAAACGTATCTTTTTGTTTGTAGCCACTAACCTGGCGATTCTCTTTGTGCTGGGCATTGTCCTCAGTATCCTGATGCCGATGCTGGGTCTGGATCAAAGCAGCTACGGCGGCCTGCTGGTCATGTGCGCCGTATTCGGCATGGGCGGCTCGTTTATCTCCCTGCTGATGTCTAAATTCATCGCCAAGCGCAGTGTCGGTGCCCATGTGATCGAACAGCCCCGCAATCAGGAGGAGTCCTGGCTGCTGGACACCGTCAGACGCCAGGCCCAACAGGCTGGAATCGGCATGCCCGAGGTGGCGATTTACGACTCACCGGAAATCAACGCTTTCGCCACCGGGGCCAATCGGAATGACGCGCTGGTAGCGGTCAGTACCGGCCTGCTGCGTAATATGACCGCAGACGAGGCGGAAGCGGTGCTCGGCCACGAAATCAGCCACGTCGCCAACGGCGACATGGTGACCCTGACCCTGATTCAGGGTGTACTTAATACCTTCGTGTATTTCTTTGCCCGCGTTGTGGCGAACATAGTCAATCGCGGCAGTGACAGCGCGATGGCCTACTTCATGACTGTCATGGCATTCCAGGCCATATTCGGCGTCCTGGCCAGCATTATCGTCATGTGGTTCTCCCGTCACCGTGAGTTTCGCGCAGACAATGGTGGCGCCCAACTGGCTGGCCGCCAGAAAATGATCGACGCCCTCGAACGCCTGCGCAGCAATCAGATGGACAGCCAGCTGAATGGGCAACTGGTGGCTTTCGGTATTCGCGGCAAACACGCCTTCGCCGAGCTGTTCATGAGCCACCCGCCACTGGAAAAGCGCATTGCCGCTCTTAAAAGCCAGGGCTGA
- a CDS encoding phosphatidate cytidylyltransferase, translating to MITAPEPALVWALAGLMASLILGSAARFIALRQADAETRKKRFTSLRTWWMLAIAVSLGLLAGRPGIVLLLGTASCIAWFEITAMFGARPQDRPAILAGYGLIVLNYLLILTGQLSLFPAFLPVAALFALAIPLLIQGEPKGYIRSAGALLWGILFLGYGVSHAALLMILPASSSGPMGAAGWFLFLVILTETDDIFQAVIGRLFGAHKRHRISPVISPNKTWEGFLGGMLVIVVLAPLLAPWLTTLGQQAGPLSLPGFLQPIVAPVLIAVLISIAGFFGDINMSAIKRDSGVKDSSKLLPGMGGVIDRVDSLTMTAPMYVYFLTWWAAG from the coding sequence ATGATAACTGCCCCTGAACCCGCCCTTGTCTGGGCCCTTGCCGGGCTGATGGCCAGCCTGATTCTGGGATCTGCGGCACGCTTCATCGCGCTCCGCCAGGCCGATGCCGAAACCCGTAAGAAAAGGTTTACCAGCCTGCGAACCTGGTGGATGCTGGCAATCGCGGTGAGCCTGGGCCTGCTGGCAGGCCGTCCGGGAATCGTGTTGCTGCTGGGAACCGCCAGCTGCATTGCCTGGTTCGAGATTACCGCCATGTTCGGTGCCCGACCGCAGGATCGGCCGGCCATACTGGCCGGTTATGGTTTGATCGTTCTTAATTACCTGCTGATCCTCACCGGCCAACTGAGTTTGTTTCCCGCTTTCCTGCCGGTTGCGGCCCTGTTCGCGCTCGCCATCCCGCTCCTCATCCAGGGCGAACCAAAAGGCTATATCCGTTCGGCCGGCGCACTGCTCTGGGGAATCCTGTTCCTGGGCTATGGCGTTTCCCATGCCGCCCTGTTGATGATTCTGCCGGCTTCATCCAGCGGCCCCATGGGCGCGGCGGGCTGGTTTCTGTTCCTGGTGATTCTCACCGAAACCGACGACATTTTTCAGGCCGTGATCGGCAGACTGTTTGGTGCACATAAACGTCATCGCATCTCTCCGGTAATTTCCCCCAACAAAACCTGGGAAGGTTTTCTGGGTGGCATGCTGGTTATCGTGGTACTGGCCCCGCTGCTCGCGCCCTGGCTGACGACGCTGGGTCAGCAGGCGGGCCCGCTTTCCCTGCCCGGGTTCCTGCAACCGATTGTCGCACCGGTTCTGATCGCGGTGCTGATTTCCATTGCCGGGTTTTTCGGCGACATCAACATGAGCGCGATCAAGCGGGACTCCGGCGTCAAAGACAGCAGCAAGCTGCTGCCCGGCATGGGAGGAGTGATTGACCGGGTGGACAGCCTCACCATGACGGCCCCGATGTACGTCTATTTTCTCACCTGGTGGGCCGCCGGATGA
- a CDS encoding DUF2189 domain-containing protein, with amino-acid sequence MTDLAQRPDSPLFEHLQLSPNEITIRKITVQDLLECLRKGYEDFSAKPGTAIPLLALYYPLAALALTLFAFNQEARYLAFPLVAGFTLFGPIVAVAFFGMSRSRQADEPMRWRTAFRFVHSAAFAPILALSVFMSVLYLGWLYAAELIYFGIFGSFALDSVSAFINQLFTSREGWLLIAYGNFVGFLFAFAAMALSVVSFPLALDKPVTSITAASVSVRAFTANAYVLGVWGIIVVALLALGAAAFLLGLTVVLPVLGHATWHLYQKLID; translated from the coding sequence ATGACTGACTTAGCCCAACGACCCGACAGCCCCCTGTTTGAGCACTTGCAGCTCAGCCCCAATGAAATAACGATCAGAAAGATTACCGTGCAGGACCTGCTGGAGTGCCTGCGCAAAGGGTATGAGGATTTCAGCGCCAAGCCTGGGACCGCGATTCCTCTGCTGGCACTCTACTACCCGCTGGCTGCTCTGGCCCTTACTTTATTCGCCTTCAACCAGGAAGCACGCTACCTGGCTTTTCCGCTGGTTGCTGGCTTTACCCTCTTCGGCCCCATCGTCGCGGTGGCCTTCTTCGGTATGAGCCGATCTCGCCAGGCGGATGAGCCGATGCGCTGGCGCACCGCTTTCAGATTTGTTCACTCTGCAGCCTTTGCGCCGATACTTGCCCTGTCCGTCTTCATGAGCGTGCTGTACCTGGGCTGGCTTTATGCAGCAGAACTGATCTACTTCGGTATTTTCGGATCCTTTGCCCTGGATTCTGTCAGCGCCTTCATCAACCAGCTGTTCACCTCCAGAGAAGGCTGGCTGCTGATCGCCTACGGCAATTTCGTCGGCTTTCTGTTTGCCTTTGCGGCCATGGCGCTGTCGGTCGTGTCATTCCCGCTCGCACTGGACAAACCGGTTACGTCTATCACCGCCGCCAGCGTTTCCGTTCGCGCCTTTACTGCAAATGCCTATGTGCTGGGCGTTTGGGGTATTATCGTGGTGGCACTGCTGGCTTTGGGGGCTGCCGCATTTCTTTTGGGGCTGACGGTGGTGCTGCCGGTACTGGGTCATGCCACCTGGCACCTTTACCAGAAGCTTATTGACTGA
- a CDS encoding VTT domain-containing protein, with protein sequence MTLPRPGRNYRKPLVLLASIGFLVALGWYVNNYASLDALITQELVVREAIATHPLQSFFIGFAIYLVLSLVPGTGGKGVIYGWLFGFWQAVTIVTVGLTIAAMLIFYLSRYLFQEAIERRYTRFLALMNRHLEKEGAFYLLTLRMAHAPYSIVNPVSGASRVRSWTFFWTTAIGLLPANMIWVYVGLRLPSLEELAATGPDAFIDLPLVMALVGCAGLPPLVRFLVGRFGIPGNDIHVHDATVESQAKEVR encoded by the coding sequence ATGACCCTCCCCAGGCCAGGCCGGAACTACCGCAAGCCGCTGGTGCTGCTGGCATCAATCGGGTTCCTCGTCGCTCTGGGCTGGTATGTCAACAACTACGCGTCACTGGATGCGCTGATTACTCAGGAACTGGTGGTGCGCGAGGCAATAGCCACCCACCCTCTGCAGTCTTTCTTTATCGGTTTCGCCATCTACCTGGTGCTGTCACTGGTACCTGGCACCGGTGGCAAGGGCGTCATCTATGGCTGGCTGTTCGGCTTCTGGCAGGCGGTGACTATTGTCACCGTGGGACTGACTATTGCTGCCATGCTGATTTTCTACCTGAGCCGCTACCTGTTCCAGGAAGCCATCGAACGACGCTACACGCGTTTTCTTGCTCTCATGAACAGGCATCTGGAGAAAGAGGGGGCCTTCTATCTGTTGACCCTGCGGATGGCGCACGCCCCCTACTCCATAGTCAATCCGGTCAGTGGCGCCAGCCGGGTGCGCAGCTGGACTTTTTTCTGGACCACCGCCATCGGCCTGTTACCGGCCAATATGATCTGGGTCTACGTAGGATTGCGATTACCGTCACTGGAAGAACTCGCGGCAACTGGACCCGATGCGTTCATTGACCTGCCCCTGGTTATGGCGCTGGTCGGTTGCGCTGGGCTGCCCCCACTGGTCCGGTTCCTGGTGGGCCGATTCGGCATCCCTGGCAATGACATTCACGTTCACGATGCTACGGTGGAAAGCCAGGCAAAGGAGGTCCGATGA
- a CDS encoding CDP-alcohol phosphatidyltransferase family protein gives MMRQVTPDRSSAEPEISDRLLTIPNLLCLVRLLGSIALVPVALQGRNELFLWLFLILAGTDWLDGKLAILLNQRSIFGARLDSWADAALYAALAFGVVVLYGETLSVEMPWIGMALGSYLASTAAGFWKYRRWPSYHTRAAKTSWLLTAVAVIALFSDWSTLPLRIAAVAVTLTNFEALAITRISPRWQADVTSFYHAWRQNNQDR, from the coding sequence ATGATGCGCCAGGTAACACCGGACCGATCCAGTGCAGAGCCGGAAATTTCTGACCGGCTGCTGACGATTCCGAACCTGCTGTGCCTGGTGCGCCTGCTGGGATCGATAGCCCTGGTTCCCGTTGCCCTGCAGGGCCGCAATGAGTTGTTTCTGTGGCTGTTCCTGATTCTGGCGGGCACAGACTGGCTGGACGGCAAACTGGCCATTCTGTTGAATCAACGCTCGATTTTCGGCGCCAGGCTTGATAGCTGGGCGGACGCGGCACTCTATGCGGCCCTGGCATTCGGCGTGGTCGTGCTGTACGGGGAAACCCTGTCCGTAGAGATGCCCTGGATCGGCATGGCGCTGGGCAGCTACCTGGCTTCGACAGCGGCCGGCTTCTGGAAATACCGGCGCTGGCCCAGTTACCACACCCGTGCCGCCAAGACGTCCTGGTTGCTCACCGCGGTAGCCGTTATTGCCCTGTTCAGTGACTGGTCGACCCTGCCACTTCGCATTGCCGCCGTGGCGGTCACCCTCACCAACTTCGAAGCCCTGGCAATTACCCGTATTTCCCCCCGCTGGCAGGCAGATGTCACCTCGTTCTACCATGCCTGGCGCCAGAACAACCAAGACCGCTGA
- a CDS encoding metallophosphoesterase: MTRILQISDLHFGPPFVPKVAEALMNTVPDLNPDAVVVSGDLTQRAKREQFMEARAFFDRFAPTPMLIIPGNHDVPLYRVFERLAKPHALYREIICDDLNPVLEVGNVVLVGLDSTAPRRSISNGIIYQDQLDHVERTLNTVPEDKVRIVVAHHHFAPGHDRVIDISMPKTRRAIDLFVDHNVEMILGGHLHRAYIGNSLDFFPHKRDRGVIIVQCGTTTSSRGTGREKDENTFNVIDAGPDTLVVTHFIYYEAEGKFAPLSKHIFPRRGRPFDAGLHASRKDFS, translated from the coding sequence GTGACCAGGATTCTGCAAATTTCAGACCTGCATTTCGGCCCACCTTTTGTACCGAAAGTTGCAGAAGCGTTAATGAACACCGTCCCGGATCTGAATCCGGATGCGGTCGTAGTCAGCGGCGACCTGACTCAGCGGGCGAAGCGTGAGCAGTTCATGGAGGCGCGGGCCTTTTTTGACCGGTTTGCACCAACACCCATGCTTATCATTCCCGGGAATCATGACGTCCCTCTGTACCGGGTGTTCGAGCGGCTCGCCAAACCCCACGCCCTTTACCGGGAGATCATCTGTGACGACCTGAATCCAGTCCTGGAGGTAGGCAATGTGGTACTGGTGGGTCTGGATTCCACCGCGCCGCGTCGCAGTATCTCCAACGGCATTATTTACCAGGACCAGCTCGACCACGTGGAGCGGACACTGAATACCGTGCCCGAAGACAAGGTGAGAATCGTGGTGGCGCACCACCATTTCGCCCCCGGCCACGACCGGGTCATCGACATCAGCATGCCCAAGACCCGGCGTGCTATAGACCTTTTCGTGGATCACAATGTAGAGATGATCCTGGGCGGCCACCTGCACCGCGCCTACATCGGAAATTCGCTGGACTTCTTCCCCCATAAACGGGATCGCGGTGTCATCATCGTGCAGTGTGGCACAACCACTTCCAGCCGCGGTACCGGGCGCGAGAAAGACGAGAATACCTTTAACGTGATCGATGCGGGGCCTGACACACTGGTCGTGACGCACTTTATCTACTACGAAGCCGAAGGAAAATTTGCTCCGCTCAGCAAACACATTTTCCCTCGCCGGGGGCGACCGTTCGACGCCGGACTACACGCCAGCCGGAAGGACTTTTCATGA